A genomic window from Candidatus Acidiferrales bacterium includes:
- a CDS encoding DUF3106 domain-containing protein, with translation MSRSRKVSIGLVLAVVLLSFIPSVSAQGLRRDGPPRRPGMGAQRMPPPTDRAEQERRRREIERRRQEGGRPLPRPRQQLGPFDRGGVGVAPQLWERIKDLPPEERERVIVNDERFRRMPPERQAVILERFRRFNALPPERQQMLLNRQRAWQGLTPEQRRKVREEIFPRWRALDPERRRLLAGKLRELRDISPDERALRLHDPEFTQGLSDPERSLLIDLSHLGGPRAAPPADPSP, from the coding sequence GTCGAAGTCGGAAAGTCAGCATCGGGCTGGTGCTAGCGGTCGTGCTTTTGTCTTTCATCCCGTCGGTATCAGCCCAAGGGCTCCGCCGGGACGGGCCGCCCCGGCGCCCGGGAATGGGCGCGCAGCGCATGCCTCCCCCCACCGATCGCGCCGAGCAGGAACGGCGCAGGCGGGAGATAGAGCGGCGGCGCCAAGAGGGCGGGAGACCGCTTCCTCGACCTCGCCAGCAACTAGGGCCGTTTGACCGCGGCGGGGTTGGCGTCGCGCCACAGCTTTGGGAGCGCATCAAGGATCTGCCCCCGGAGGAGCGCGAAAGAGTGATTGTTAACGACGAACGCTTTCGTCGCATGCCCCCGGAGCGACAAGCTGTAATCCTGGAGAGATTCCGCCGTTTCAACGCTTTGCCACCCGAACGGCAACAAATGCTGCTGAACCGGCAACGAGCATGGCAAGGCCTGACCCCGGAACAACGCCGGAAAGTCCGCGAAGAGATTTTTCCTCGCTGGCGAGCTCTCGATCCAGAGCGGCGCCGGCTGCTCGCCGGGAAACTGCGGGAACTGCGAGACATTTCGCCCGACGAGCGCGCACTGCGCCTCCATGACCCAGAATTCACTCAGGGGCTCAGCGATCCGGAGCGCTCGCTCCTGATCGACCTGAGCCATCTCGGCGGCCCCCGCGCTGCCCCACCCGCCGACCCAAGCCCTTAG